The nucleotide window ATTGGAGCAAGCTTAGAATTTGAGAAATTTGCATCTATGCTAGCACAACAGCAACAATTGTAATTACAAGAAGTAATATTCTCCCATATTAAACGAATCCCAGTTCAAAGCAAACTGACCTCAGCAACACATTCTAACACGTGCAAGAATTTTCCCAATTGCTTCCCTGCattagaaaaaaattattttaatgtgTAAGCCCTGATGAGAAAGAAGACGTATGCATTTATACCACTCTATAAAGTCTTTTCCCTATATAGCAGAAGAGAAAGACCCATCTAAACTGCTACCATATGAACATAACAATTCCTTCTCATTTCTTAACTTTCTACTATACTCTGCTCAATAAACAGCAGATATAGCAAAAAATAAGGATCAAGAAATGTCCTTATTAGTGGAAGGAAGAAAACTAGATCACTTCCAGCATATATTAAAACCAAACAAGGCCAGCGAAAGACGTACCAGTCTAACTTTGAATCAACATCCAAGCACAATCTTGATTCAATAGGTGTCATAGCCTCCTTGGCAGTCTGTAAATTGAAAGACTAAGGACCACTGGCATGAACAACCCAATATAAATATGGAAGATGCAATAAAGAATTTATAATCACTCAAGTACAGAACACTTGTTTGAAATCATTAGGCACCTTTTCAGTTAAATCTAGCGCTCCACTGATAATCGTTGTCTTATCATGTGTTAGTTCACCTCCCCTTCCAGCCTACAATGGACAGAAATAATATGTCAAGGAAGAATAGGAAACCATGAGAACCAGCATAACTGTTCCGGCATTTTCAGTAGCCACTCACTAATCAGAAGTCACATGCAACCCAAACAACTAGTCGTAGACTATttacataaacatttttcttcaccaaaagaaattagaaatatGAACAAAATATGAGAAATTGCAAGTGGTGGCATGCCATCCAAACTGTCAATTTAAATTGTTCACCTCAAGGTTGTGAATAGAGGCGAGGGCTTTCAACTGTGCTCGCCTGAACAAATCATCTCCATGTCCAAGTACAAGATCAAGAACCTGAAACCATGAATTTAAAGAAATAGTATTATAATCTGAAACCCTAGAGCCTAGATGAATACACTGCttactctaattttttttttttttgggtacaatagcTTACTCTGATTTTAGTgataaagaaacataattatgaGTGCAAATACAGAATTATCACCGGAtatagaatgaaaaagaaaaaaaagatcatTGCCTTGCAACAAGTAATTTGAGTGTAGGTGACTAGGTGCAATACTTAAATGTCCAATAACCAAAATCAATTAATAAAGCAGAAACTGAGATCTAGTGGAAGGCTATGAGCATTACTTTTCCAATTGGGTAGGCGATTGGATAGCAGATGATCATCAGAATGTGAACAAGCCAACAGAAAGCCCATATCTTGAGCATATAGCTTGTGGAATAATCTAACCCAGAATGGCAAGTCACAAGTCAATCGCAATCCCAATATCCCATTGCATCTCAGTGAGCTTATGATAAATCAAGTAGGCAACATACCTCTCTGAAAATAATCTGGGAATGTTTCAAAATAACCTTTCTAACAGACATAGCAATTGTTTCAAAATACAGAAcataaaagaggaaaaaaaagttttgagatAAAAGTAAGGTACATGATCTTCAATTTCTAGGTGAGAAAAAATTCAAACTGATTCCAaagtaaaaaactaaacatcGGTTTGTAACTTTCCACAAGAAATTACAAACCTTAGTATCAATATCACTGCAAAAGTGCAAACCACAAAAACCCAATTTGAGATCAAGCCATTTTCACAGACAGAATAAGCAAATTTGGTGAAAAAGGAATACCAATCAAAACACCAAGAAAGGTTAACATTCCAAAGCAACCTTAGAAGCAGTAGTGAAGAAACAGCAGGGAGATTTGGTGAAGTAGCACTTATCTTATTTAGCACCTGCAGTCACAACCAGTCACCTATGAGCACACGTAATTTCATATATTAGAAGCTAACAACCCACCTAGATATACTCTTAAGAAACCATAGACAGGTCCAGTCTTGCATTCTCAAGCAATTTCAAAATCTGAAACAGGTATTTAAAGATCCTGAATTTACAGCAGAAGGATCCAATTCATAATGAATTGATGCTTggttttgaagaagatgatatgCATCCACAAAAGGCAGCAaaggaatataaatatatatatatatatatgcatgcctcAAATTTGGAATGTGACGAACCTCAAAACTTTCTCAGTGTCTGcgtgattcttcttcttcttcaaagtaAGATCAAGGGCTCAAAATCGATCAAACCTTTCACCCCGTAATCACTACAGGCAGAAGAGAACATTTCAAGACAGTCAATGATATGCAATTCTCAAAATTCCGAATACAAACAACCTCTACAATTCTAGAATCTAGACACAAACTAACAATCAAGACTTTCGGTCAAACCATAATGTAAACTATATTTAGCAAAAAAGCCAACAGCACATCAAGACCATACACCAACGTCTGGCTGCACCAATAACCTCAAACCACATTCCAAGCTAAGCAAATCTTATAAGGCAAATCAGCATCAACTAGATTTGcttaaaaattaaaggaataatcCTTCTGGTTCTATTAATCACGAAGACTAGAgttaataaaacaaacaaaatttcaaCGACAAAATTTGCCTCTGGACCTTGCTCTGCGTCCTGATGACTCTGACTCCTCCACCACCGTCAATTACAGGTGCTGGGCTAGCGTCTTCAAAACTTGGTGCGTGTTCATCCTCAGATCTAAAAGAAACCCCAAAACAAAACTCAGAAAGCGACCCCAATTTGGGTTTTACCCGTTACCTACAAATTGAAATGGAGAGAAGGATTACCCATTGGTGCTGAGCGAATTTGCTTTGCTCAGACTATGGATCTGAGCTCCGAAAGAGAGGCGCAGGTTTTGAAGACCGTGGCGATTGTGCAAGGGGAGGTTGAAGGAACGCGACAGGACTGCGGTGATGGGAAGAGAAATGAAATGAGTTGGAGGGAAGTGATATTGCACAAGCTGCCGAACGCGGGATGTTGAAATGTTAAAATTGAATGCCTTTGTCCAATTCGTTCTTATCagcaagtaaattttttttttttttaacactagCATACTCTAAGACTTATGATTGTCACtacatgtgattttgattgtaCATTGGTTTCCAGTCAGTAATTAGTTAATTACCGATCACTGGATGAGATAATTGTAATACTTATGTCtattgtagaaaattcagttaattttgtttttagatCGATTTCGATCAATTTAGTCTGCCATAATTTTATAACAGTACTATAATAATATTACTCTAAGGATAACCTCGTCGAGACTTATTATTAAGTTTATAACCGAAGTGTTAATTTTGTAACTATtaggttgaccgatgccgtatTCGCCAACAATCATGCCAATAATTACAAACAACATGTGTAACTACGCGGTCGATACAtctaaaagattaaaaatataatttatcaatttGGTTATTAGAAAGTAATATCAATGTGTCTACTAGTGTTATATAACATGTTCATTACATATAAGAATATGTGGACTCTCAAAAGTGACTAAGCGATGAAAGCTTAAATTGGAGAAGCTGATCGTTAGATGAGTGTATTACATTGTTTTACGGATGTGATAcaaaaaattcagccaatttaaTCATAGTATCGACTTCGATCCACTTGGTCAACcgtaattaaatttaaaaaaaaaatatatctatatatattaggTTCCTCAAAGGGACCCCATCGAGACATATGGATACAGAGAACCCGACTGCTGGAATAGATGAGTGCAATATATTATGCTTTTTGTAAGAAAATCAGCCAAATTTGTCGATGTTTTGACTTCGATCCACTTAGTCAAACCAAAGTTATTTTTATAACTATTAGGTTGACTAATGTTGTATCCACCAACAACCATGCCAATAATTTCACATGACGTATGTAACTACTTGGTGTATACACCTTATAAGAGAAAATTATCAATTTTGGTTTCGTTTTTAGAAAGTAAGATTGTATAACTTGTTCATTACATATAGGAATATGTGGACTTTCAAAAGCGACAACGCGATGAAAGGTTAAtctggggaaaaaaaaaattaaacatctAATATAATTATCGAGATTACATAATAAATCTCAAACCTTTTAAGCAATCcaatatataaatatttttaaatttttacaagattataccttccatgagcaacatggtggaggaaaaataatttatcaaaatcgaccgttggatgttatcgtgataagaagatatggttatgatcaaattttcagctattttcatcgtcatttgggtctcgatctattgggtcaactctaaaccttaaataccacataaaactaatatgctaaTAACCTATCCtttgcaatttattttttcgatatgtcagctctcacactctcgtgggtatggcctatataaactaatgtaaaaatttgtagaagtttatCTCCTCCTGATATAGcaccccttagggaagtagaagtatATAAAGAGTTGACCGTCTTGTTTGATGTCGAAATAACGGCGGATCtggttattattttttttacagagtacttattaatacgctataaatagatgggtaatctcaaatttatcaatttctagttatgaatttttagatCGCACCTAGTAATGTGGTTCAACTTATTTATTTGGTGTATTACAAAATTATACCTTCCAAGAGCAACTTGGTGgaagaaatatgatttatcaaaattggccgctagatgttatcatgataagaaaatatggatatggtcaaaatttcagctattttcgtcgttatttgggtctcgatctactagatcaactctaaaccctaaataccacataaaactaatatgctcataacctgtccttcgcaatttattttttcaatatgtcagctctcacactcttgtCGGAGCTTCTTCTACCCACCCAGGTGGGTGCTCACCTAGGGTCTCCAACGGTGCGTGTAATATACGCGCTGTTAGGATCCTAAGCCAAAAAAACGTCTAGGTCGCAGTAAAACAAGTTTTACCACACTCACCCTTGCTCGTGATATATGAAATAACGTAAAACAAAAAGAGATAAGAGAATTTTCAGCCGCATAGAACGGTTAGAACCCAAATGAGAAGAGGAGACGCAGAAATTGGGAAGGAGAGATCGAATCAAGCTGATTAAACCTCAGCATCGTGCCTTCTGCCGATTCTCCTCTTTCTTGAAGTCGACGCCGCCGTTCCCGAATCAGGACCTCCCCTTTCCGGCTACTTCGGTGCCTTCCGCCGATTCCCCTGTTTCTTGAAGTCGACGCCGTCCCGGAATCAGGACCTCCCCCTTCCCCTCGTTTTAAAACTGCCCCGCTGATTCCCCTCTGTCGGTCTGGTGTGATCCTATGTCAATGGTATAGTCGTCGGCAACAATCGCAAGTTGGCGTAAATTGAATCCGAGTGAGTTCGAGTCACTGGAATTGTGAAGGATTCCATTATTTGGGTTACTGGGTTTTGGGCGATTTGATCTTTGGGGCTGCGCTTTCAGGACCAGAACAACATTAGCAGGTTATTCATCTGTGATTTTTGTATAGtcaattgtttttgtttatatttgttCCTGCGTATCATAAATATTGAATAGTGAATTAGAGTTTTAGCAGAATGTATCACCGGAATTACTGAACAGGTGATGGGCTTCATGATGGAGGAGCATAATCAGAAGAATTTTGAAGAGTCCAACTCAGGACCAAAAGGGGTACATTTGGTGGATTCGGCTAATTTGGATGTCGCATGTTTAGAAACAGAAATTGGGAGGTTGACATACACAGTTGATTGCATGGAACCCAAGCTGGAGGATTTAAGATTACATGTATATAACTTAGAACATGCGATGCTTGAAATATTGAAGGGTGATTGTATTGAGGAAATTGTTTCTGAGGTTGTCGAAATTGCGAGTTTAAAGGCCAATAAGACTCATAACCTGTTGAGTCGAACTGTTGGTACAACCTTTGTGGAGCAAATGGATGAGGATTTGTTTGGTGAACATGGGAGAAGCAGTGAAGACCCACTAAAAAAATTGACCAAGTCACCAGTGCTGGATGGCTATGCTGATGAGGGACCCCATGAGGAACTCATACATGATGAGGTAGCTTCGTGAACACTCCCACCCCCTTGATAAACTGATTAATGTACATAATGCTATATTCTTTTTAAGCCATTTttcaactaaaattatgtgatACTATTAGAAAATTATATTGTCACCGCTCTCATATCAACGCCGCTCTAACTTGCAAACTCTATTTGTTGGTGAACACAGCACAAACCTGACCACGTTACGAGGGTTAAACAGCAGCCCCAAAAGACTCTTCGTTCTCGGAAGCAACAAAGGAGTAAACCCAAAGCCCCAATTTTTGCAATAAGCGGTCTCATCACACCTAAGAATGCACATCTCATGAAATTTTTATTTAGGAAGAATGGAATTGGAGAAGACAAGTGGAGGTAAAAAATCATGCTATTATTTTGTGTAATTACTTATCATTATAATTGTAGGCTCTGATATATGTTCCTAAGTTATTGTAATTGTAGTTTAGTCTGATATGAACCTGGTTATCTCTTTATTCATGAAATTTTATCCACTGTTGTCAAACtaatattggatttaatagcatAAAACTATATCTAAGTTCATCTGTGTATGTTGGAACCCGGTCATGTTATTATACTGAAAGTAGGAGTAGGGGCCTTCAGTTAATCAATACAAGGTCAGATTTATATTCCTAACTAAACACTCTTAAATATTCGTGCAGTGAAGTAGTAGCTAGTTATGGTGACTACGCCGTTACTAGAAAGGAATTTCAGTGTCTCTCTCCAGCAACTCCACTATCTTGCAAGGCTAGACTCTCATCTATTTCCCATTGTACATATAATTGATTAGATATTTATTTTCACACTCATTTAATGTCCAGTTATTATAACCAGGTCATAAACATATCTGCGGCGTATTTGAATGAGCCGGAGTCAGAACATTGgtttctcccttccttttttgGGGTATGAACATCTGTTGCCCAAAACATTGCtagaaaatttgaaattattgCATCCTCATGGTTTGGCTAACAAATCATTTCATATCGCAGGAACGAGCGAGGGTAAAAGATGAATCATGTAGCTATGCTAAGTGGCTCACATCAACCATTGAGATGTGTGGTCTGAAGAGGTTTCATCGCCGTCTCCAACAATGCTCCAAGGTAAATTTCTGCAGCCATAGTTCCATTATACTTGAATTTTTATTGAATGTATATTCTTTACCGTATTGAGGACTATGATGTAGATATTCATTCCCTTGCACGACAATATGGAAGACCACTGGATTCTGTTGGTCATGCACCTCCCTGAAAAAAAGGCAGAGGTGCTGGACAGCTTCCCTGATGTAAGGTCACGTGAGAGGCGAATGGATCATGCAAGAGATGTGGTTAGTTCCACATAGACAATGCCCCTTTTTATTAATTGCATTCTTTGTCTATGATTATGATGTGATATCAATGTGGGCAGATGGCAATGTGCAGAAGGTATTTGGTACTGAAACAACATGGTCAAACTCCAAATTTTATCATTTTCCATCATTCACTCTTAACTTTTCGAACTTTAACCCAACGCATGAACAAAAATCTGAGAGCGGGGTATTTGTTATAAGGCACATGCAGTACTACCGTGGCATGTGGTCAACAACGGTTAGTACTGCAACTTACCTAACGACTTTTTTGATGCAATAGACTGAttaaatatttactttttgtACTTTGGTGTCAGTTTCATTCGGAGGACCAGCGTACTCGATTGGCACTTGAAATTGTTCTTCATCCAAGGAATGAACACCGTCAAATATTGATTGGAGCAGCAGCAGGAGCTTCGATGCAGCCAATAGGTGAAAGTGAGCTATTCAAAAAAATTCCTCTTCCACCAACCGGAAGAAAGTTTCGTAGCCACCGTAAGCGGCGAGATCATGTGTCGAAGGACGTCTAGGTTATATCTTGGTCTTAAGTATTAATTAAATGACAGTTTGAGTAATTTATTGTGAGAGCCCATACCCAAAACAGGAtcgtttttattttgtttttgtttggttgTTGTGGTAGTcatattttcagttttggcatCACTTTATCAGTTTATCTAGTGCTACTGTTTTCATAGACTTTGTGGTATCCttgtgtattatttttgtttccatGGTCTagtgtttgtaatttttgtttgtttgtttggcaGCAATTTGTCTAGTCTTcgtaatttttattttagatgCATTACTTATAGTTATATACTGTGTTAGCTTTTTTATttgaatccttttctttttatttcttgaaGCATCCAAACTAAGTTTGAAATTTTGGCCTGGAACAATTTTGAAAGAGTGAAGAAATTTTTGGTGGCTGTGTAtgtttatgtgtttttgatTTAGAGCTTTCAAATATTGAGATATATTTTGAAATGGATACACAACTGCTCGGTACTATATATAGCTATTGAAGTTTCGAGAAGTATGAGTCAAGGTTAGCACTACTACAAAGCTTTAAGACGATGTAAATAGTAATATAGGAATTCCATCAGAAGTTAAGGTTTCCAGTTTTTAAGGTGATGCTAATCTGCATATAATCTTGCAATTTTTACAACTTCATTAGTATTCCCTGTTTCCATTTTAATTTAGGTTGATAAGGTGGTCTGGGTTGGAGCTTTTTcactgttttgtttgtttggactttggaaaTTGATATTGACTCTTACTTTACGCAATTGTCTTGAAACTCTTACTATAATTTTATAAATGTATATCACTTCTCTTGATAATGACAAGGATTCTTTTTTTGAGATCTCTAGACGATTAATTTCTTTGAAGTTGTAAGTTATGAAACAGGGTTTTGGTTAGATTGCTCTATGGTCTCTTACCGCTGGATCTCACCGGGAAAATGCAGGTATATCGATAGGTATAGATTTTCAACTgctattttttttgttgttgaagaaAGACAAGTTGATTTGTACCAATTATGGCAGACGTTCTGATTTTGTTCATAGTTTTCTGTCCTGAAGCTTATTGATTTATGTATCTGCTATGATTCTCATATTGGTAAGGTGATTTTGTACTTTGCACACAGTGTTTTGAAAATGGTAACTATGGGAAGAACAAATTGAAGTTAGATTTCAACTATAACAACCAGTACGTTGAAAAGAGTGGTAATACTGGAGTTGAGTGGATTGAATCAGAAACTTCCTTT belongs to Rosa chinensis cultivar Old Blush chromosome 4, RchiOBHm-V2, whole genome shotgun sequence and includes:
- the LOC121052878 gene encoding uncharacterized protein LOC121052878, translated to MGFMMEEHNQKNFEESNSGPKGVHLVDSANLDVACLETEIGRLTYTVDCMEPKLEDLRLHVYNLEHAMLEILKGDCIEEIVSEVVEIASLKANKTHNLLSRTVGTTFVEQMDEDLFGEHGRSSEDPLKKLTKSPVLDGYADEGPHEELIHDEHKPDHVTRVKQQPQKTLRSRKQQRSKPKAPIFAISGLITPKNAHLMKFLFRKNGIGEDKWSEVVASYGDYAVTRKEFQCLSPATPLSCKVINISAAYLNEPESEHWFLPSFFGERARVKDESCSYAKWLTSTIEMCGLKRFHRRLQQCSKIFIPLHDNMEDHWILLVMHLPEKKAEVLDSFPDVRSRERRMDHARDVVSST
- the LOC112197859 gene encoding DUF21 domain-containing protein At4g14240, whose amino-acid sequence is MLTFLGVLIDYSTSYMLKIWAFCWLVHILMIICYPIAYPIGKVLDLVLGHGDDLFRRAQLKALASIHNLEAGRGGELTHDKTTIISGALDLTEKSFNLQTAKEAMTPIESRLCLDVDSKLDWEAIGKILARVRMCC